One Qipengyuania aurantiaca genomic region harbors:
- a CDS encoding TolC family protein yields MRYIAICCALALATSIPVDGEALRAQDPAIQAGDEPSLPEPQSRPLAIDFTNDPVLGLGEAKADPETFRTIVVSALEQSPTEREGEAREIAARARIGEARSGYLPTIDVGVSAFKTIERNFSNDPFNLIERSRPRERIDFTFSVAQPLIDFGRTDGQVRSAAAMLRAAGYERQARAGEVAGDIVVTWTQVFGYQALVRLIEGFVAAQDGLEASVETRIERGVSAEGDRARVASLRSQGLVQLAQARRQLASAEARFEQLSGFTPPDRLLRPPVLSELRYTREYAVFAAENSPAVLSAEAVADARGQEARVAEAGKYPELSARVDNGRYGIFAADTNDYDTRATLNLNWRILGGGVWSRARAADAEALAADAVADRIREEARRDAAIAWSDVRAIEEQVAALEAAYKAARQSRDIVVTRFGALRGTVFDVADAQNAYLNAASAYIRALTELDQARYVLLLRTGRLLDVLEIEEEEVPL; encoded by the coding sequence ATGCGGTATATTGCCATCTGCTGCGCGCTTGCGCTTGCGACATCGATTCCGGTCGATGGCGAAGCTCTGCGCGCGCAAGATCCCGCGATCCAGGCCGGCGACGAGCCTAGCCTCCCCGAACCGCAATCGCGCCCGCTCGCCATCGACTTTACGAACGACCCCGTCCTGGGCCTCGGCGAGGCGAAGGCCGATCCCGAAACCTTCCGGACGATCGTCGTGTCCGCGCTGGAACAAAGCCCGACCGAGCGCGAAGGCGAGGCGCGCGAAATCGCCGCCCGCGCCCGCATCGGCGAAGCCCGGAGCGGCTATTTACCCACGATCGACGTCGGCGTGTCGGCCTTCAAGACGATCGAGCGCAACTTCTCGAACGATCCCTTCAACCTGATCGAACGCTCGCGTCCGCGCGAAAGGATCGACTTCACCTTCTCGGTCGCGCAGCCGCTGATCGACTTCGGCCGGACCGACGGGCAGGTTCGCTCCGCCGCGGCCATGCTGCGCGCAGCCGGCTACGAGCGGCAGGCCCGCGCAGGCGAGGTTGCCGGAGACATTGTCGTCACTTGGACGCAGGTTTTCGGGTACCAGGCGCTGGTCCGGCTGATCGAAGGCTTTGTCGCCGCTCAGGACGGGCTGGAAGCGTCTGTCGAAACGCGGATTGAACGCGGCGTTTCGGCAGAGGGTGATCGCGCCCGCGTTGCCAGCCTGCGCTCGCAGGGGCTTGTGCAGCTGGCCCAGGCCCGGCGCCAGCTTGCCAGCGCGGAAGCCCGGTTCGAACAGTTAAGTGGCTTTACCCCGCCCGACCGGCTGCTGCGTCCGCCGGTCCTGTCGGAACTGCGCTACACGCGCGAATACGCGGTCTTCGCGGCGGAAAATTCGCCTGCGGTCCTGAGCGCCGAGGCAGTCGCCGATGCGCGCGGCCAGGAAGCACGTGTGGCCGAAGCCGGCAAATATCCCGAGCTGAGCGCCCGCGTGGACAATGGGCGCTACGGAATTTTCGCGGCCGACACGAACGATTACGACACGCGGGCGACCCTCAATCTCAACTGGCGGATTTTGGGCGGCGGCGTCTGGTCGCGCGCGCGCGCTGCCGATGCCGAAGCGCTGGCAGCCGACGCTGTCGCCGACCGCATCCGCGAAGAGGCGCGCCGGGACGCCGCGATCGCGTGGTCCGACGTGCGGGCGATCGAGGAACAGGTCGCCGCGCTCGAAGCGGCCTACAAGGCGGCGCGTCAATCGCGCGACATCGTCGTCACCCGCTTCGGCGCGCTGCGCGGTACCGTCTTCGATGTCGCCGATGCTCAGAACGCCTATCTCAACGCAGCGAGCGCCTATATCCGCGCGCTGACCGAACTGGACCAGGCACGCTACGTGCTGCTCTTGCGCACCGGGCGTCTGCTCGACGTGCTCGAAATCGAGGAAGAAGAGGTGCCGCTGTGA
- a CDS encoding type I secretion system permease/ATPase: protein MSLVQIPQKRIADWLADPIKRNWRTYSKVAVAAVLINLFGLASALFTMTVYDRVVPNAAYGSLLALSIGLGIILLFDFVLKLLRAYFVDFAGAKIDEEIGEDVFARLTAMRLELRQGSTGALTGMMRELETIRDFFASATLVAVVDVPFILITLAVVAMIGGWVVAVPAAMVPLVILVGLAAQPALQRIAATTMGQGLAKQSVLIETVGSIEHVKVAGADRMLKRRWKEAVREHAHSNLRQRLISSVGTTFATSAGMISYAGVVIVGVFLVADNELTLGGLIACSILAGRAIAPLAQISQLVGRITATRTAYRHVRQLMDQPVEGPESEPLEMGATAGAIELRGVTFAYPGGSAPALDNVNMKIEPGQKVALLGRVGSGKSTIARMMLGLYPPQEGMVLVDGVDLAQFDPYSMRAQIGSVLQEPALFSGSIRENIVLERPYIDDEEMLRASRVSGTDLFVSRISNGYDLKLVDRGEGLSGGQRQSIAIARALAGKPRIVVMDEPSSAMDAQTEADLINRLKDELKDRTLVVVTHRQPLLQLVDRIIIMDRGKVVADGPRDAVLKKLAEGNKQP from the coding sequence ATGTCGCTCGTCCAAATCCCGCAGAAACGGATCGCCGACTGGCTCGCCGATCCGATCAAGCGCAACTGGCGGACCTATTCCAAGGTCGCCGTGGCCGCGGTGCTGATCAACCTGTTCGGCCTCGCCAGTGCGCTCTTCACCATGACGGTGTACGACCGCGTCGTGCCCAACGCGGCTTATGGCTCGTTGCTGGCGCTTTCGATCGGCCTCGGCATCATCCTGCTGTTCGACTTCGTCCTCAAGCTGCTGCGCGCCTATTTCGTCGACTTCGCCGGTGCCAAGATCGACGAGGAAATCGGCGAGGACGTGTTTGCGCGCCTCACCGCCATGCGGCTGGAACTGCGACAGGGGTCGACCGGCGCGCTGACCGGCATGATGCGCGAGCTGGAAACCATTCGCGACTTCTTCGCCTCGGCGACACTGGTGGCGGTGGTGGACGTGCCCTTCATCCTCATCACGCTGGCCGTGGTGGCCATGATCGGCGGCTGGGTGGTCGCCGTTCCGGCTGCCATGGTGCCGCTGGTAATCCTCGTCGGCCTCGCCGCGCAGCCTGCGCTGCAACGCATTGCGGCGACGACCATGGGCCAGGGCCTCGCCAAGCAATCGGTGCTGATCGAGACCGTCGGTAGCATCGAGCATGTGAAGGTCGCCGGCGCCGACCGCATGCTCAAGCGTCGCTGGAAAGAGGCAGTTCGCGAGCACGCGCACAGCAATCTGCGCCAGCGCCTGATCTCCTCGGTCGGGACGACCTTCGCCACCAGTGCGGGTATGATAAGCTATGCCGGCGTGGTCATCGTTGGCGTGTTCCTCGTGGCCGACAACGAATTGACACTCGGCGGCCTCATCGCGTGTTCGATCCTCGCGGGTCGCGCCATCGCGCCGCTGGCGCAGATTTCGCAGCTGGTCGGCCGCATCACCGCTACGCGCACAGCCTACCGTCATGTCCGCCAGCTGATGGATCAGCCGGTTGAAGGGCCGGAAAGCGAGCCGCTCGAAATGGGCGCGACCGCTGGCGCCATCGAACTTCGCGGCGTGACCTTCGCCTATCCGGGTGGTTCGGCTCCGGCACTCGACAATGTGAACATGAAGATCGAGCCCGGCCAGAAGGTCGCGCTGCTCGGCCGTGTGGGTTCGGGCAAGTCGACCATCGCGCGTATGATGCTCGGCCTTTACCCGCCGCAGGAAGGCATGGTGCTGGTGGATGGCGTCGACCTTGCCCAGTTCGACCCCTATTCGATGCGCGCCCAGATCGGTTCGGTGCTGCAGGAGCCGGCGCTGTTTTCCGGCTCGATCCGCGAGAACATCGTTCTTGAACGACCCTATATCGACGATGAGGAAATGCTGCGCGCCAGCCGTGTTTCGGGGACCGACCTCTTCGTTTCGCGGATTTCCAACGGCTATGATCTTAAGCTGGTCGACCGCGGTGAAGGGCTTTCGGGAGGGCAGCGCCAGTCGATCGCCATCGCCCGCGCGCTGGCGGGCAAGCCGCGCATCGTGGTGATGGACGAACCGTCGAGCGCGATGGACGCGCAGACCGAGGCCGATCTCATCAACCGTCTCAAGGACGAGCTGAAGGACCGTACGTTGGTCGTGGTGACGCATCGCCAGCCGCTGCTGCAGCTGGTCGACCGCATCATCATCATGGACCGCGGGAAGGTGGTCGCAGACGGGCCGCGTGACGCCGTGCTCAAGAAGCTCGCCGAGGGGAACAAGCAGCCATGA
- a CDS encoding HlyD family type I secretion periplasmic adaptor subunit yields MNSLAEHQGDQPIVIEEEPHERHLEDFVDDIEPGKASKFLFWGIVAFFVLIIGWAAWAEIDRTVRGMGRVIAASELQVVSSLEGGVLEEILVRPGDEVTAGQPLLRLDPTETGASLGSTEATAQALDMKVARLTAEVTGRSPRYPAPADEEAARQLEIEKALYASRQANLRSALSAGQAQLQRSRQSVAEAEAAIATRQSQLTRAETELSAVRPLVEDGIEPRLTLTRAEAEASGARSDLAGARATLGRAQAQVAEAGANLSRIRQDWREQAASELAAAQAEYEARASTLPALQERFQRTTLRAPVGGKVSRVLVTTRGSAVNPGEPLVELVAQEDSLLVEARVSPQDIGNVRIGQKAKVGITAYDQTVYGALEGEVSTISPDSIQDPQSGEIYYLVRVTTQQSAIQGPNGQELAIGPGMIADVSLLGDKRTVLQYILTPITRLSETAFRE; encoded by the coding sequence ATGAACTCGCTTGCCGAACACCAGGGCGACCAGCCGATCGTGATCGAGGAAGAGCCGCACGAGCGCCACCTCGAGGATTTCGTCGACGATATCGAGCCGGGCAAGGCTTCGAAATTCCTCTTCTGGGGCATCGTCGCCTTCTTCGTGCTCATCATCGGCTGGGCCGCATGGGCCGAGATCGACCGCACAGTGCGCGGCATGGGCCGGGTGATTGCGGCCAGCGAATTGCAGGTCGTCTCCAGCCTCGAAGGGGGCGTTCTTGAGGAAATCCTCGTGCGTCCGGGCGATGAGGTCACGGCGGGCCAGCCCTTGCTGCGCCTCGACCCGACGGAAACCGGCGCGAGCCTCGGCAGCACCGAGGCGACCGCGCAGGCGCTCGACATGAAGGTCGCGCGCCTCACCGCGGAAGTGACGGGACGTTCGCCGCGTTATCCCGCTCCGGCCGATGAAGAAGCCGCGCGCCAGCTCGAAATCGAAAAAGCGCTCTACGCCTCGCGTCAGGCGAACCTGCGCAGCGCCCTATCGGCAGGGCAGGCGCAGTTGCAGCGCTCGCGCCAAAGCGTCGCCGAGGCCGAGGCTGCCATTGCGACACGCCAAAGCCAGCTCACGCGCGCGGAAACCGAGCTTTCGGCGGTTCGCCCGCTGGTCGAGGACGGCATCGAACCGCGTCTAACGCTCACCCGCGCTGAAGCGGAAGCCTCGGGGGCGCGCAGCGATCTTGCCGGCGCGCGCGCTACGCTCGGCCGGGCGCAGGCGCAGGTCGCCGAAGCCGGCGCCAATCTCTCGCGTATCCGGCAGGACTGGCGCGAACAGGCGGCGAGCGAACTGGCAGCAGCGCAAGCGGAATACGAAGCCCGCGCGAGCACGCTGCCCGCCCTGCAAGAGCGGTTCCAGCGCACCACCTTGCGCGCTCCCGTGGGCGGCAAGGTCAGCCGTGTGCTCGTCACGACCCGCGGCAGCGCGGTCAATCCGGGCGAGCCGCTGGTCGAACTGGTCGCGCAGGAAGACAGTCTTCTTGTCGAGGCGCGCGTGTCTCCGCAGGATATCGGCAATGTGCGGATCGGGCAGAAGGCCAAGGTCGGCATTACCGCCTACGACCAGACGGTCTATGGCGCGCTGGAAGGCGAGGTATCGACCATATCGCCGGACTCGATCCAGGACCCGCAATCGGGCGAGATCTACTACCTCGTGCGCGTCACTACGCAGCAGAGCGCGATCCAAGGCCCCAACGGGCAGGAGCTCGCGATCGGCCCCGGCATGATCGCCGATGTCAGCCTGCTCGGCGACAAGCGCACCGTCCTGCAATACATCCTGACCCCGATCACGCGCCTGAGCGAGACGGCGTTCAGGGAGTAA
- a CDS encoding M10 family metallopeptidase C-terminal domain-containing protein → MIVVEEGCGCCTCRSDSNDLVAKHLNLASFSEAAVFAASVTVNAAEGDIPGDVTTTATIAIGESVTGELEVLGDTDWFRIDLVEGQTVSISLSGSGVSPVSDTYLRIFGSGGGLLATNDDGGDGLNSLLRFTANTTGTYFIEADSWNGQSTGEYTLTVTEAAPLEIYSLDEIAAQLTSGYWGGDERAYSAPTIFYEFVGLSAGEEALALAAMQYWSSVADIKFSPTYDGAFPATLTFQNMESGAWSESSVQYWDGTITTSIVNVSANWFAQNGSTLNSYSYQTYLHELGHALGLGHAGNYNGDASFATDALYLNDSWATTVMSYFDQRDNSYFSQQGFTLAYIGTPMLADIVAIQNLYGVRETRTGDNTYGFNGVGIQDVFDANLYPNIAYTIWDSGGHDTLDYSGFTADQWIDLRAEYYSNIGGNTGNVAIARGVVIEDAKGGPGADTLVGNDVSNALWGLDGNDNIDGGGAWDLLWGGEGDDYLVGNFGNDTIRGGIGNDTLRGGASWDNLFGGPGNDTLHGGNGRDKLYGDSGDDTLQGGSGADLLRGAGGADTLSGGDGDDLIKGEWANDTLLGGNGDDVMFGGDGSDRLEGGSGNDILTGGAGNDVFVFAAYGSGNADIIDDFQRGDKIGLDRNQSFGAIDTLGALDRSTLVYGTEAKDADDRIIYQWSTGKLFYDPDGVGGVDAVLFAQLEPRTDISPQSFLAFGEAAPPTDALNAADPIFA, encoded by the coding sequence ATGATTGTGGTTGAAGAGGGGTGCGGCTGCTGCACCTGCCGTTCGGACAGCAACGATCTGGTCGCCAAGCACCTGAACCTCGCATCGTTCAGCGAAGCGGCGGTTTTTGCGGCCTCGGTGACGGTGAATGCGGCTGAGGGTGACATTCCGGGTGATGTCACGACGACGGCTACCATCGCGATCGGCGAGAGCGTGACCGGCGAGCTCGAAGTGCTCGGCGATACCGACTGGTTCCGCATTGACCTGGTCGAAGGCCAGACCGTTTCGATCTCACTTTCGGGCAGCGGCGTCAGCCCAGTTTCCGACACGTATTTGCGCATCTTCGGTTCGGGCGGCGGTCTACTTGCAACCAATGACGACGGCGGCGACGGCCTCAATTCGCTGCTGCGGTTCACCGCGAACACGACCGGGACCTATTTCATCGAAGCCGATTCGTGGAATGGCCAGAGCACAGGCGAATACACGCTCACCGTGACCGAAGCGGCGCCCCTCGAAATCTACTCGCTCGACGAGATCGCCGCACAGCTGACCAGCGGCTACTGGGGCGGCGACGAGCGCGCCTATTCCGCGCCAACGATTTTCTACGAGTTCGTTGGCCTCAGCGCGGGCGAGGAAGCGCTTGCCCTGGCTGCCATGCAATACTGGTCCAGCGTTGCCGACATCAAATTCTCGCCGACCTATGACGGCGCCTTTCCAGCCACGCTGACGTTCCAGAACATGGAATCGGGCGCGTGGTCGGAATCTTCGGTTCAATATTGGGACGGCACGATCACCACTTCGATCGTGAACGTCAGCGCCAACTGGTTCGCCCAGAACGGCTCGACGCTGAACAGCTACAGCTACCAGACCTATCTGCACGAGCTCGGCCATGCGCTTGGTCTGGGACATGCCGGCAATTACAACGGCGACGCCAGCTTCGCAACCGACGCGCTCTATCTGAACGACAGCTGGGCGACGACGGTCATGAGCTATTTCGACCAGCGCGATAACAGCTATTTCTCGCAGCAGGGCTTCACCCTCGCCTATATCGGAACGCCGATGCTGGCCGATATCGTGGCGATCCAGAACCTTTATGGGGTGCGCGAAACCCGTACGGGCGATAACACCTACGGGTTCAACGGCGTGGGCATACAGGACGTGTTCGACGCAAACCTCTATCCCAACATCGCATACACGATCTGGGATAGCGGTGGCCACGACACGCTGGATTACAGCGGCTTTACAGCGGACCAGTGGATCGATTTGCGTGCCGAATATTATTCCAACATTGGCGGCAATACGGGCAATGTCGCGATCGCTCGAGGCGTTGTGATCGAGGACGCGAAGGGCGGGCCGGGTGCAGACACCCTCGTTGGAAACGATGTGTCCAATGCTTTATGGGGTCTTGATGGCAACGACAACATAGATGGCGGCGGAGCTTGGGATCTCCTGTGGGGGGGCGAGGGCGACGATTACCTTGTCGGCAACTTTGGAAATGACACCATCCGGGGTGGCATAGGAAACGATACTTTGAGAGGTGGCGCTAGCTGGGACAACCTTTTTGGCGGTCCCGGTAATGATACATTGCATGGCGGTAATGGTCGCGACAAACTTTACGGCGATTCTGGGGACGATACACTCCAAGGCGGCTCAGGCGCCGATTTACTTCGAGGGGCTGGCGGAGCTGATACGCTTTCCGGGGGCGATGGTGACGATTTAATCAAAGGGGAATGGGCGAACGATACTTTACTTGGCGGCAATGGTGATGATGTTATGTTCGGCGGCGACGGCAGCGACCGTCTTGAAGGGGGTAGCGGAAATGATATCCTAACGGGAGGAGCAGGGAACGACGTTTTCGTCTTTGCGGCCTACGGAAGCGGGAATGCCGATATCATCGACGACTTCCAGAGGGGCGATAAGATCGGCCTTGATCGCAATCAATCTTTCGGGGCGATTGATACGCTCGGCGCGCTTGATCGGTCGACTCTCGTTTACGGAACCGAAGCGAAAGATGCTGATGATCGCATTATTTACCAGTGGTCGACCGGAAAGCTGTTCTACGATCCCGATGGTGTCGGCGGCGTTGATGCCGTTCTTTTCGCTCAGCTTGAGCCTCGAACAGACATTAGCCCCCAGTCTTTCCTAGCTTTCGGCGAAGCTGCGCCGCCAACCGATGCGCTGAACGCGGCGGATCCGATTTTTGCCTGA
- a CDS encoding TonB-dependent receptor plug domain-containing protein gives MPIAFAVASLPIGAAIAQDSDNPPSREMSTEPAIIVTGSALENTLSKPVYAMRSLDQAALTKTPSGRIEDALASVAGFQQFRRSDSRSSNPSAQGATLRALGGNATSRALVLLDGVPMADPFFGYIPFSAIAPERLSSAQVTRGGGAGPFGAGALAGTIELSSASADELGPFGAQVYANDRGGTESGAHLAGNLGAGFAILSGRWDRGPGFYTTPVADRVDASARAAYDSWSLQARGVAPLAPNIELQARGLIYDDRRTLRFDGADSSSTGQDASLRLIARGDWQVDALAYVQARNFTNVVVSSTRFVPVLDQRSTPSTGLGGKIEIRPPLGERHILRAGADFRRSEGDLSEVALSAFTGAVRERRSAGGTNTDLGLFVEQDFLAGPLTLTAGARLDRFTIRDGYYEARDPDGGLVERNRFEDRSGWESSFRGGAAYDVGGGLSLRAAAYMGLRLPTLNELYRPFVVFPVTTQANAALRNEQLEGFEAGVDFAPREGVELSVTGFDNRVRDAIANVTLDPVTRQRQNIEAIHARGIEAATRLESGGWRFDGSLSYTDAEAREDGAAFDGNRPAQTPAWAGSASLRYAFSEGALAGVTLRHVGRQFEDDLQSDILPAFTTLGAYAEVPLTRRLSLVLRGENLTDETIVTRNQAGSIDLGVPRTVWFGVKVSGR, from the coding sequence ATGCCGATTGCATTTGCTGTGGCTAGCCTGCCGATAGGCGCCGCAATCGCGCAAGATAGTGACAATCCTCCGTCTAGGGAGATGTCGACCGAACCTGCGATCATCGTTACCGGCTCCGCTCTTGAGAATACACTCTCGAAGCCTGTTTATGCGATGCGATCGCTCGATCAGGCCGCCTTAACGAAAACGCCTTCGGGCAGAATAGAAGATGCGCTCGCATCGGTTGCCGGCTTCCAGCAATTCCGCCGGTCGGACAGCCGGTCCTCCAATCCCAGCGCGCAGGGAGCCACGCTGCGCGCACTCGGCGGAAACGCCACCAGCCGGGCGCTCGTTTTGCTCGACGGCGTACCGATGGCCGACCCCTTTTTCGGCTATATACCTTTTTCCGCGATAGCTCCCGAACGGTTGTCGAGCGCGCAGGTCACGCGCGGAGGCGGGGCCGGTCCTTTCGGCGCCGGAGCCCTGGCCGGCACGATAGAGCTGTCGAGCGCGTCAGCCGACGAGCTTGGTCCTTTCGGCGCGCAGGTCTACGCCAACGATCGCGGTGGTACCGAGAGCGGAGCGCACTTGGCGGGCAATCTTGGCGCCGGTTTCGCTATCCTTTCGGGACGCTGGGATCGTGGGCCCGGCTTTTATACGACACCCGTGGCAGACCGCGTAGACGCAAGCGCCCGCGCCGCTTACGACAGCTGGTCTTTGCAGGCTCGCGGTGTCGCCCCACTGGCCCCAAATATCGAGTTGCAGGCCCGGGGACTGATCTACGACGATCGCCGGACCTTGCGATTTGACGGGGCGGACAGTTCGAGCACCGGCCAGGACGCCAGCCTGCGGCTTATCGCGCGTGGGGATTGGCAGGTCGATGCGCTGGCCTATGTGCAGGCGCGCAACTTTACCAATGTGGTCGTCAGTTCGACCCGCTTCGTGCCGGTCCTCGACCAGCGCAGCACGCCTTCGACCGGACTGGGCGGCAAGATCGAAATCCGACCACCCTTGGGCGAACGCCACATCCTGCGTGCGGGCGCGGACTTCCGCCGTAGCGAGGGCGATTTGTCCGAGGTGGCGCTGAGCGCCTTTACCGGGGCTGTGCGCGAGCGTCGCAGCGCCGGCGGCACGAACACCGACCTCGGTCTTTTCGTGGAGCAGGATTTCCTCGCCGGGCCGCTGACGCTCACCGCCGGCGCGCGCTTGGATCGCTTTACTATTCGGGACGGTTATTACGAAGCGCGCGATCCCGATGGCGGCCTTGTCGAGCGTAACCGTTTCGAGGACCGCAGCGGCTGGGAAAGCAGTTTCCGCGGCGGCGCGGCTTATGATGTCGGCGGCGGTCTTTCGTTGCGAGCCGCGGCCTACATGGGGCTACGCCTGCCAACGCTCAACGAACTCTACCGCCCCTTTGTCGTCTTCCCGGTGACGACGCAGGCCAACGCCGCCTTGCGCAACGAACAGCTTGAAGGCTTTGAAGCGGGCGTGGATTTCGCTCCTCGCGAAGGCGTGGAATTATCCGTCACGGGCTTCGACAACCGCGTGAGGGACGCCATCGCGAACGTGACGCTCGATCCCGTTACCCGGCAGCGGCAGAATATCGAAGCGATCCACGCTCGCGGAATCGAGGCTGCCACGCGCCTCGAGTCCGGAGGATGGCGGTTCGACGGATCGCTGTCCTATACCGATGCCGAGGCGCGCGAAGACGGCGCGGCTTTCGACGGGAACCGTCCCGCCCAGACCCCGGCATGGGCGGGTTCGGCCAGCCTGCGATACGCTTTTTCCGAAGGTGCGCTGGCCGGAGTGACGCTGCGCCATGTCGGGAGGCAGTTCGAAGACGACTTGCAAAGCGATATCCTGCCCGCCTTCACCACGCTCGGTGCCTATGCCGAGGTGCCGCTCACCCGGCGGCTGTCGCTCGTCCTGCGCGGCGAAAACCTGACCGATGAGACGATCGTCACACGTAACCAGGCAGGTTCGATCGACCTTGGCGTGCCGCGCACGGTCTGGTTCGGCGTGAAGGTCAGTGGGCGCTAG
- a CDS encoding DUF1134 domain-containing protein encodes MNTVTKLASTLMAAFSLAATPLVAQVQSVDPDAAWDAPIDGDLEQPGGSELPPVDESAAPAAESEPGYGWEAEAQAETQPQWNETEAEADVATGETAEVAAADASSTTYREDDLIGAAEGVFGKGAEGVAKMIRKLLKDQGEPNGYIVGREAGGAFIVGARYGSGTLFHKIEGEMPVYWTGPSVGFDAGANAGSTFVLVYNLYDTEELYERFPAAEGTAYAVGGLNASYVRKGDVVLIPIRVGAGLRLGVNAGYMKFSKKQKWLPF; translated from the coding sequence ATGAACACCGTCACCAAACTCGCAAGCACCCTGATGGCTGCCTTCTCGCTGGCCGCGACCCCGCTCGTCGCGCAGGTCCAAAGCGTCGACCCCGACGCGGCCTGGGACGCGCCGATCGATGGCGATCTGGAACAGCCGGGCGGCAGCGAGCTTCCCCCGGTGGACGAGAGCGCCGCACCGGCCGCCGAAAGCGAGCCGGGTTACGGCTGGGAGGCCGAGGCGCAGGCTGAAACGCAACCGCAGTGGAACGAGACCGAAGCCGAGGCGGACGTCGCGACTGGCGAGACGGCGGAAGTCGCCGCCGCCGATGCCTCTTCCACCACCTATCGCGAGGACGATCTCATCGGTGCGGCCGAAGGCGTGTTCGGCAAGGGCGCGGAAGGCGTCGCCAAGATGATCCGCAAGCTCCTCAAGGACCAGGGCGAGCCAAACGGCTATATCGTGGGCCGCGAGGCAGGCGGGGCTTTCATCGTCGGCGCGCGCTACGGTTCGGGCACGCTGTTCCACAAGATAGAGGGCGAAATGCCCGTCTACTGGACCGGCCCCTCGGTTGGCTTCGACGCGGGCGCGAATGCGGGCAGCACCTTCGTCCTCGTCTACAACCTTTACGACACCGAGGAGCTCTACGAACGCTTCCCCGCCGCCGAAGGCACGGCGTATGCGGTGGGCGGCCTTAACGCGAGCTATGTGCGCAAGGGCGATGTCGTGCTGATCCCGATCCGCGTCGGCGCGGGCCTGCGCCTCGGCGTCAACGCGGGCTACATGAAGTTCTCCAAGAAGCAGAAGTGGCTGCCGTTCTAG
- a CDS encoding aromatic amino acid transaminase yields MLDTLSAQAPDALLALIKMHAADSRDDKIDLGVGVYRTNEGATPVFRAIKQAERKLLDVQDSKSYLGPEGDGGFVKALMPYIFGEGSPLASRIEGMQTPGGTGAVRLAVALAVKAGVKRIFLGVPSWPNHAQILEDVGVEVVTFNHASEDGTADLAAVLGAIRDAKGDGAVLLHGCCHNPTGIDYTDTQWAAIADAFAETGLLPILDIAYQGLGQGMEEDVAGVRAVLAKVPEALIAYSCDKNFGLYRDRVGAFYMMAREEGQLAAIASNANALARANWSMPPDHGGAAVRLLLEDEGMTSTWLEELDEMRTRMRRVRDRLGAADNEVPGLGLAALAEQNGLFAMLPLTKDQIASLREDHAIYMAGSGRINVAGLHAGNIDKFIAALGDVTKG; encoded by the coding sequence ATGCTCGACACACTCTCCGCACAAGCGCCCGACGCCCTTCTCGCCCTGATCAAGATGCACGCGGCCGACAGCCGCGACGACAAGATCGACCTCGGTGTCGGCGTCTATCGCACCAATGAGGGCGCGACCCCGGTCTTCCGCGCGATCAAGCAGGCGGAGCGCAAGCTGCTCGACGTGCAGGATAGCAAGAGCTACCTCGGCCCCGAAGGCGACGGCGGCTTCGTGAAGGCGCTGATGCCCTATATCTTCGGCGAAGGCTCGCCGCTCGCGTCGCGGATCGAAGGCATGCAGACCCCGGGCGGTACGGGCGCGGTCCGCCTTGCCGTCGCGCTGGCCGTGAAGGCCGGTGTGAAGCGCATCTTCCTCGGCGTGCCTAGCTGGCCCAACCACGCCCAGATCCTCGAGGATGTCGGGGTGGAGGTCGTCACGTTCAACCACGCGAGCGAGGATGGCACGGCCGATCTCGCCGCCGTGCTCGGCGCCATCCGCGATGCCAAGGGCGACGGGGCAGTGCTGCTGCACGGCTGCTGCCACAACCCGACCGGCATCGACTACACGGACACGCAATGGGCCGCGATTGCCGATGCGTTCGCCGAAACCGGCCTGCTGCCGATCCTCGACATCGCCTACCAGGGCCTGGGGCAGGGCATGGAAGAAGACGTCGCCGGCGTGCGCGCCGTGCTCGCCAAGGTGCCCGAGGCGCTGATCGCCTATAGCTGCGACAAGAACTTCGGCCTCTATCGCGACCGTGTGGGCGCCTTCTACATGATGGCGCGCGAGGAGGGGCAGCTTGCCGCCATCGCCTCCAACGCCAACGCGCTGGCCCGCGCCAACTGGTCCATGCCGCCCGATCACGGCGGCGCGGCGGTGCGCCTGCTGCTGGAAGACGAGGGCATGACCTCGACCTGGCTCGAAGAACTGGACGAGATGCGCACCCGCATGCGCCGCGTCCGCGATCGTCTGGGTGCGGCCGACAACGAGGTACCGGGCCTTGGCCTTGCCGCGCTTGCGGAACAGAACGGCCTCTTCGCCATGCTGCCGCTCACCAAGGACCAGATCGCGTCCCTGCGCGAGGACCACGCGATCTACATGGCCGGTTCGGGCCGCATCAACGTGGCGGGCTTGCACGCGGGCAATATCGACAAGTTCATCGCCGCCTTGGGTGATGTGACCAAGGGCTGA